ACATCCAAAACAATCGGACACACGCAAGCCGCCCCCAAGTCCCCCAAAAGCTGCGCGGTGTAGAGCTGATCATACTCGGTCTCCACATCAACACTGAGCGCATGATCAACAATCATGATGCCAAATGGCTCGCCGCCCAGCGTCTCATACTCCTGCTTGCCAAGTTTTCGAACAAGAGAAGTGCGATGAATGTCACTGTTATAGTGCAGGTCCCGAGCCAGCTCTTCCCAACTCAGATCATAAACCTTAATTTTGACGGTTTTGTTCGTCCCTTTAGACCAAACCGTATTTTGGAGGCTGCGCCAGCGCGCCTCCATTTTTTGAAAGGCATCTGCTTCGATAATAGCATTCAGTTGTGCATTCATGCGTTCCTGAATAGCTAAAGCTGTTCGTAAGAGCATGGATATCACACCATCCACTCCGCCCTCTGGCTGGCGCAAGGCATGCTCAAGCGCCTCCCCTACAGATGTAAGGGAGGGCCCGGCAGTCTCAACAGTGGTTAGAACGGACTGATTGATATCCATAGCCTTCACAAGTTCCTTAGGGCTTTAACCCGGAATTTTAGTAACCATTCGAACCGAAGTGGTTAGCTCTTCCAGCTGCAACCAAGGACGCAGATGCGCCACGGCAGAATAAGCACCCGGCTTGCCCGGCTGCTCCACAACCTCAATCGCACTTTCAGCCAACGGCGTACGGGAGCGCTCGGCATTCCCCATTGCACCGGCATTGGTGTACTGATCGATCCAGGCTTGCAGTTCTGCCTTGATGTCGCCAGCTTCCAGATTGGAGCCAAGACGATCTCGACCAATCACCTTCAGGTAATGGGCGATCCGGCTGGAGGCCATCATGTACGGCAGACGTGCAGAGATTGCCGCATTGGATGTGGCATCAGGGTCTGTGTAGGTTTTAGGACGCTGAACAGTCTGGCTACCAATAAAGACGGCATAGTTTGTGTTCTTGTAGTGAACCAGAGGCAGGAACCCCAGATCAGACAGCTCTTTTTCGCGCTCGTCCGTCAGGTTCACCTCTGTCGGGCACTGCTGCTGCACATCACCAGCATCGGACTTGTAGATCAGGTTCGGCAGCTGCTCCACCTTACCGCCATTCTCAAGCCCACGAATTGCAGTACACCACCCAAAAGCGGTGAATGCCTGATTCATCTTGAGGGCCATGTCATAGGCAGCATTGGACCAAACCAGCTGAGAATTTTCTGCAGGACGCTGATTACCATCTGCATCCGTATCCAACTCGTTAAAGTCAAAGGTCTTGGCACTAATGCCGTTCTGCCCGTATGGCAGGCGGGCAAGTGTCGAAGGCAGTGTCAGCGTAACATAGCGGCTTTCGTCGCTGTCACGGAACGCATTCCACGCCGCATAAGTGGGGCTGTCGAACCCTGCTGCAACAGGGCGGCCTTCATTGAAACTCTCAAACGAGTTGTATTCAAACATGCCAGCACCAGAGGCCGCCACGAATGGCGCATGACACGCTGCAGCTGTTTCTGCCATGTAGGTCAGAAGGGCAACATCCTCGTCGCCAAATCCGAAGTAGTAATCACCGATCAAGGCGCCGTAAGGCTCACCGCCAGCGGTTCCGAACTCTTGCTGGTACAGGCGTTCAAACAGCGGGCTCCGGTCAATGGCCGGAGCATCCTCAAACTGCTCCAGAAGCTCTTCCTTGTTGTAGTCCAGCAGCTTGATCTTCTGCTGTGGACCAATCTCGCTTTCACGTACAACCTTCTGCAAGCCTCTCCACGAGCCTTCCAGTGTCTGGAATTTGTCTTCCTGAATAATGGCTGACATCTGTTTGGACATCAGCCGATCAATTTCAGCAACAGCTTTGCGGATCGTAACGCCAACATTTTTGTCCCAGGCAATCGTACCTTCCATCGCCTGAGAGGTTAAAACGGTAAGAAGCTCTTTTGTTGTATCTTCAGGCGTTTGCAAAGTGGCTTCCAAAGCCCGATCAAGAAGACTGGTTTGCTCTGCTACACCAGCAGAGCCAGCGCCTACACTTTCTGTCTCTGACACTACGCATCTCCCTCTTTTGCAACACCCAGCTCATCGCCCAGTGACTTGATTAGATCCTGATCCTGCAAGATTTCCTTCAAGACCTTTTCCAAGTCGCGAGACCGGTCAGCCTTGGCAACGAGTGTCATCAGTTTTTCTCGGGTTTCAGCCAGCTTCCTGAGTGGCTCAACCTTCTCAACAAGAGCATCGGGCTCAAAGTCTTTCATGGACTTAAAAGAAAGGCTCACTTCAATCTCAGAATCGTCGTTCTCGATCATGTTCGGAACGCGGTAGGACAGCTCTGGTCCAATGCGTGCCATCACATCGTTGAAGTTGTCCTTGTCGACCTGATAAAGGGTCCGGTCTTCCGGAGCCTCCTTATCCTGCCGATCACCCGAATAGCCGCCGATCATACCGACAACAAAAGGCAACTCTTTCGTTTGAACCGCGCCGCCGTCTTCCACATCATAGGTAATGGAAACACGGTTCTTTGAAATCCGTTTATGTTGTGCGTTAAGCGCCATCAGATCCTCTTACTATTTTTGAGCGTCCGCATTGCCGGAAACCAGCTCGCCGGATTTCAGATCGAACTTCACGGTATCGGACTTAACGACCTCACCAGATTCAGTTTCGAAGTAGTGGGCAATGGAAACAACGGTGTAGGCGATGGACAGGGAAGTCTGCTCACCCGCATAAGCGTAGGAAGAAATACGTGCTTCTTCCAATGTCAGCACCAGTGTTGGCTGCAGGCCCTTGCCGTCATTCTTTGTTTTTGTGGT
This genomic window from Pseudovibrio sp. M1P-2-3 contains:
- the tssB gene encoding type VI secretion system contractile sheath small subunit; translated protein: MALNAQHKRISKNRVSITYDVEDGGAVQTKELPFVVGMIGGYSGDRQDKEAPEDRTLYQVDKDNFNDVMARIGPELSYRVPNMIENDDSEIEVSLSFKSMKDFEPDALVEKVEPLRKLAETREKLMTLVAKADRSRDLEKVLKEILQDQDLIKSLGDELGVAKEGDA
- the tssC gene encoding type VI secretion system contractile sheath large subunit; its protein translation is MSETESVGAGSAGVAEQTSLLDRALEATLQTPEDTTKELLTVLTSQAMEGTIAWDKNVGVTIRKAVAEIDRLMSKQMSAIIQEDKFQTLEGSWRGLQKVVRESEIGPQQKIKLLDYNKEELLEQFEDAPAIDRSPLFERLYQQEFGTAGGEPYGALIGDYYFGFGDEDVALLTYMAETAAACHAPFVAASGAGMFEYNSFESFNEGRPVAAGFDSPTYAAWNAFRDSDESRYVTLTLPSTLARLPYGQNGISAKTFDFNELDTDADGNQRPAENSQLVWSNAAYDMALKMNQAFTAFGWCTAIRGLENGGKVEQLPNLIYKSDAGDVQQQCPTEVNLTDEREKELSDLGFLPLVHYKNTNYAVFIGSQTVQRPKTYTDPDATSNAAISARLPYMMASSRIAHYLKVIGRDRLGSNLEAGDIKAELQAWIDQYTNAGAMGNAERSRTPLAESAIEVVEQPGKPGAYSAVAHLRPWLQLEELTTSVRMVTKIPG